TCTTCCTCTGAATGTTTTGGATTTGTGCAGGAGTGATATGTCaattcagattttttttttcttttttgaaacaTCTAAAATTGATTTGTTTGAAGTTGGTATCATAGGAGTACACCTCCGATACTCTCCGGATTTCGTCCACCTTGGTCGATCCCCTTTCTACACCCACGGAAAGCAACACAGAAATGGAGGGCGAGaggcagccgccgccgccgccggcggccgcCGTGTCCAAGGTGCTGGACGACGACGACCTCCTCGCAGAGATCCTCCTCCGCGTCGGCCTCCCCACGACCCTCGTCCGCGCCTCCCTCGTCTGCAAGCGCTGGCTGGGGCACGCGTCCGGCCGCTCCTTCCTCCGCCGTTTCCGCAAGCTCCACCCGCCCCGCCTCCTCGGCTTCTACGTCGAGGGCGACAGGGACGTCCCGGCCGACCCGCCGGCCTTCGTCCCGGTGCTGCCCCAGCCcgcagagctcgccgccgtcgtccGCCGCGCGAGCTTCAGCCTCGACGTCTACAGGGGCCTGCTGGCCCAGATCCACGACTGCCGGAACGGCAGCGTCTTCGTCCAGGTCGGGACCGAGGGCAGAGCGGTCATGAGGGTGCACACCCCGCTCTGCCCCCAGAGACGCGTCGCCTTCATCCCGCCGCTCCCGCGCCCTGCACTCCGGCCCCGTGGTCTCTGCAGCTTCACGCAGATCCTCTCCACGGAGGAAAGGGGCGGCCTTTCCTACCACTACCTGTACGTGGAGTCTACCGTGGACAAACCAGAAACCAGGCTGCACATATACGTGTTGCAAGATGGTCTCTGGCTCCCGCGTGCTCCCTTGGACATGCACCAACTCCCTCGTCCATTACTCCAGCCAAAACCCGTGCTCGTCGACACAAGAATTTACATGCCGGCGGGCCTGAGCGACATCATTGTCCTGGATTTGACGGCCTCGAGTTTCTCCACGATTCAACTCCCACGGGGCACCAAGCACGACGAGTGCGGCGGCACCACCATGCTGGCACGGTCTTATGATGCTTCCGGTGTGTATTTCGTCCTTGTCGAGGAGTTTCAGCTTCTCATCTGGCTCCACAAGGGGGGCAACTGGTCGCTGGTGGACACCATTTGTTTGCGTGAGATGTGTCCTGATTCCAGGACGTTAGGCTGCACGGTTGAGGATGAGGACAGTGATCTTATCATAAGACGGGTGGGGAACGATGCTGAGTTTGTGCTCTTGCAGATGGGCCGGTGTGCGCTCCACCTGGATACCAGGCGCAGGACACTGCGTAAGGTGTATGAGCAGACGGAAGAGCATCAATGTTTTGGTGATATCCATCCCTTTATGATGATCTGGCATCCCACATTCCCTGCACTCCGGCGTGATCATGCAAGGTTCGCCTTTTGGCCTTTAGATCATCTGTATAGTGCTCTTTGTTGAGGTTACACAGTTTTGCATTGTGCATCATCCATCGCATTGTTTGGCATGGATGCAGAATTGTGTTCGGGATATGATTGATTCCTTAGGACATTTTAACTATATTGCTGTACGATGATTTAAAATCAGCTGTGTACTATGGTCATATTACAGGGTGTTTACCTGTGATCATAATAGGGGACACTTCAGTAGCATGGGTGTCGCACGGAGGATTAGGGTGTCCCCTGCGTGTCCTCGTGGGTGCTTGATTGGCTAGTTGAGAAGGAAGATGCTGTTAGATGAGAGAAATTAGAGAGGTCGGTCATAGGGAAGGATGGAGGTGTATTTCTTGGTTGCTAAAAGATTGTAGAAAAAACTTCTTTTAAATAGACAAACATGATGGAAACCTAAGGCAAATAATCTGCTTGGGTACAGAAGACTCTATTTACCTTTTACTTCCCTAGTGCTACTCAGATGACTATATATCCAAATGCAAAGCTTTTATCTCCCAGTATATTGTCATCCTTATGACAGCTTTTCATCGGTTTCAGCGAAACTAGTAATCTTTTTTATGGACTCAAGACTAGTTATGCAATTACATCTGATAGTGTCGATTGCTAGACATATACTGAGGTTTCAGAGTACGGTGGGCAGACCACTCCATGGAATGGTTACTTTTCTAACGCTTGTGTTGGAATGGCATGCTTCAGAACTTGTTCTTCCCCTTATGCAGTCTCGTAATAGTACATCGCAGTGGTGCtgaaaaatgatttttttttttttgctgtCTTAGCATGGACTGTCATCCTGTTGTGTCATGTTTTTTGAACTATCAAGAAGTCTTAAGTGCAAAACTGAAAAATGGACCTACAAAAGTATGAAACATGTTTTTTCAGAATGTTCATGTATAATAGAACAAATGTCCCATGTTTGTATGTTGAAGCATGCTGCATGCTATTGCTTAGAGGATTCTAAATTTCTTGAGTCAGATGTATTACAGTGAATATTTTCTTTCTAGTGGATAATACAAGTTGACAGCTGGTAATTTGTGCTTCTGTGTCATTTGTCCTTCTATGATCAGAGGTCTGTTTTTGTTTTACTGGACTGCAGACTGTACAATGCAAAGTTGCATGTCTGGGATGTGAAGCCATTTAACATCCTATTATTGTTGTACTAGCTACTTGTCTTTCTGTTCCATTTGGTATTCAGATACTTAATTATCTCCATGCTGACCTCTGTTTTGTTTCCTTTGAAACAGAGATGCAATGTGAAGAAGAAAGATACCAGGAAGCTCATGGGTGCTATCTATGTCGTGAGTGATCAGGGCAGCATCAAGGAAGAGCAGTAGTGGGCTGCATCTTGTCTAGTATGATAGACTGATAGCGTTCTAACTGTCTTTATTATAACCTTTACTTGATCAACTAATTACTTAATTAGGAATCAGGATGCTATTGCTATGTAACTGGAGCACGTACTCCTATGTGACTCGGATCTTTGTTATTGTTGGTATAATACTTCATGTATTCTGAGTAGTTATGTTGTCTGCTCTGCTTGTGTGTAAGTCTTGTGGTTCGACTACTAGCATGTTTGTTACTCGTGGCATTTGGAGAAGTGTGTTCTTGTTCACAATTGCGAAATTTATTTCCCTTAGCAATGTGTTGCTCTAATCTAGCAGCAATGCTCTAATGCAGCAGCGAAGAAAGAGTTTCTTTGAGGCCACAGTCTGTATACTCTACATGGATGGTAAATGGATGAACATGTAGTTATGCAAAAAGAGATTCTTTGAGTAGATAACTGAATGTAGTTGTGCTGGTTCAGAGTATGGGAGGCCCCTGGTAAATGGATGAACAAGCAGCAGTATGCTCTTGCAAATGCATCCATCATACTACTAGCCAGAGGTAAGAGAATGGAGTGTTGATGAACTGAACTCAGTAGTAAAATTAATAATCTGAGACATATATGCATCTACGACATGTTGATGATGTTTAGGTGTTGATGCTTAAGCTGAAGATTAAGGGTGCAGAGTCCATTTGGCATATCGGATATGGACATGAACGCTTCAGACAAATTAATCGACAGAGATATATAGTAGTGGTAGCAGATTGAACAATGCTCTTGTGCTTGACATGGACAACAGAACATAATAAGAAGTTATCTAAAAATGAACAAATGAGCATGGCTTAGCTTAATTAGCTGCGTGTTTTTCCCTTTTCGAGGGTGCCGATGTAATCCTTGTTATTACCACTGTACTACCAGCTAACTATAACATGAAGCTCTGTGGTGGCAATGTACTAATGAGATCATTGCAATTAATTATGCGATAGATCACACCCGGGCTCATACAACAAAAGCGCTGTACCTTATAGTGCAACCCATGATGCAGAAATGCTGGTCTCATTAACCAATCCAGATATTACATGACACCAACAAGAAGAACTGCATGCTTAATAGAAATATTAATgatagaaaaggaggatgataaTAATTCACTACTTGGAAAGCCTGATTTTTTTTTTCATATTAGTATGTTTTGCTCAAAGAAAGGTTGTGTAAGTTGCCACAACAAACTGCTTTCACCGTATTGCATTTTGCAAACTATCAATGTTCTCTTGCGTACTGCAGCAAGCCAGATACTGCTCTTGTTTGATTTGTTGCTTTCTTCTATAAGGTAATCAATAGTATATATACTCTATATAGGACCTTCTTCAGACTTTTTTCCTTTGTTCTTGACTAGTGAAGGAGCCCTTCCTGTATAGATTCTTTCTGTATATGTTGTATGCGAAGGGAACCTCTGATAATTTGCTGTGTGATTTTCTCCTCAGCTTATCTTGCCCTTTGTGTCCTCTTTATCTTGCCGTTTGCAATAAACGTTTGGAGCCAAGCTATATTTGGTTTCCTGAACTGGGCAAAACCTGGCAATGTTCTAGTTTGCAGAAGTGCCCTGCAAAATCTGGGATTGTTGTTTCTTTTTTGACAGTGCGTGTGCGAGAGCCATGTTTTAGTTTGATGATGAAAAGTAGGGAAATTACCTTATCATGCACAATTGTGTGAAGCAACGTTTTGGTTTGCCAAAGTTTTACGCAAGATAATGTAAAACAACCTGGGTTACAAAGCTTGTTAAGAGCAACCTGACATACAATGGTTTTACGCGTCCAGGTGGGCATTCTTGCTATTGTGCTCCTGGAAAGATGCTTGCGCCAAGTATTAATTGTGTTTTCTCTTGCTCCTTTGAGAAGTTTCTTTCTCAGACCAGAAAATTTCCCCGCTGGTTCATCGCTTTGCAGAGCCCGCAAGTTTTGGCATGGTGAGAACTTCCAAGGATCAAGTTAGTAGGAGTACACATGAGTTCCTTCAAGCAGTTTGAGGGCCAGCGAGAGGAGGTTCCAGATTGGTGCCTTGCAGACGCTACACATTCCACATATTTGTGATGTGTAAACCAGCAAACATCTTTCAAAACTCCAAAATGCAATATCCGATTCATTTTGATTTTTTATCAGCAAACCTAAATTGCACATTATTGGCCCCAATAAGCTATTCAACACTAGAGATATATTGAGAATTAAAAACTTTCTGCCATGCATCAATTTCATTATCATATGAGCTACACTCGAAACATTTGAATTCTCAGGAGCAACATTGCATTCCACCATCTTAAGTTGCAGATAGAAATACCTAACATCCTATAGCATTAACCCCAAAACACAGGCAATCATACACAGAAACTGATCAGAGATACAAGGATAAAAATCCAAGGACACTCATAGGATAAGATTTGATAGCAGATCATGCAAATAAGTATATCAGGTATCAAACAAGATGTCCGAGAAGGCCAAAACAGAAATTCAGAAACTAGCACTTGATAACAACAGAACCCACTAGCTGCCTTAAGCATCTCATcacttcttctcctccttctccgcctcggcAGCCTTCTTCTGCCTGGCTCCCAACTGGCGCTGGTTCATCCTCTCGACACGGAGCTTGCCATAGGCCTTGAACTCCTTCATCTCCTCTGTGACCTTCACAACCTCAACTGAGCGCTTCTCGCCACGGGCGATGGGCATGTAGTCACCCTGGACCTGTGTGGCGTTGGCAAGCTCCTCCGGAGTAGAGTCACCAGCCTGGGAACAAGAGAGCAGTTAGAGAGGGCCACAGACATAAGAACATCAAAATGCAAAATAAAGAGAGAAAGAGTAAGCTGCTATATACCTTGACCTTGCGAGCACGCCTTGGGAAGATAACAAGCTTGGCCTTGTAGGTCTTGAGCCTCTGGATATTGGACTGCATACCCTCAAGCGACCTGTTCTTGCGGCGGTGGTCCACAGAAATGCCAATGGTCGGAGCGAGCTTCTTTGGGATGCCCGCGGACTGCAGTTACAGTATATAATCATTAGCAGATGATAAAGAATGTTCTGGAGTAACACAACAATAGTTTCAAAGCAGATAATCTCATCTAGCATCTGAATCTAAACTCAAGCAGCATGCATCAACTGTAGGTGGGGGTGAACAATTCAAAGCTACAGAGAGAACACAAGTTAACATAATGGAAATAAACTTCTCTGGGTGTAGAAAACAAAAGTAAGCCAGAGATTGATGCAATGTACAACCATTGAATTTTACTGATATTACAGAGCAAACATTAAAAAATCCATGGTCAGTTATAAACCAATTATGGGAACTGATGATGTTGCATCACTCGTATGCTTTTCAGAGATGAAGGAAACAGAGCAAAGGAACGATAATCACCTTAAGCTCCTCAAGGGTAAAGCCTCTGCCAGCCCTCGCCTTCATGTTGTACTTGCGGGTCTGGCATTGCACGATGGGGCGAAGAGGTCCAGAGGTAGGGCGGGGGAAGATCTTCACAGCCTTCTTCTGGCGAGCTATATACAAAAAGAACAAAATGTAAGATGACACAATAACACAAACATGCTGTCAGTGGATTGTATGGTAACTTCCTAGTAAATCAACAAAGAAGCTAATGATGATACACCTACTCTGCCCTGCTGTAGCAAGCATGCACTTAACTCCTTACAAGTAAATACATACACCAGTGCAAGTGTTGCTCACATGTTACTTCTTGAGACATGAAGATAAACATGCATAATACCAGAGACGGACGTCTAGTCTAGCATCAAACTAAAATTCATGGTAGACGTACTAGGGAACACTAACTGACCCAGTAACTTCACAGATATCATAGATGGCATTCTACAGCACTGTATACCTCAACGCCCAGCCACATCCATCAGTCATGAGCATCGCCATAATCACAAGCGGTAACAAACTACACATGCCAGATTACAGATCCGGCTGTACGATCCTCGCGCGGAAAGGGAGGAGGTGGGCGTGCTCACCGATGCGGCGCCTCTGCTTGCGGGCGGGCTGGTTGAACCACGTCTTGACATAGTTCTGCCAGTGCTTCTTGAAGTGGCCGTTGGGGATGACATTGTTGTGCTTCACCATCTCGCCCTCCTTACCTGCACAGCGCACCAACAAATCAACCAATCAGTCGGCAAGCAAACCCGGGATCCAAGCCTAAGAGGGAAGATCAAGAGCGCGGCGTGGCTTCGATTCACAAGAAAGTGCCGGCGAATCTACTGCCACAGATCGTGGTAGGAACGCAGGAGCAAGACGCGACGGCATTTCGAAGGTTATGAACGGTGGCGAGGGACGGGGAGGGGGTACAAACCTGGAGACgacggtgcggcggcggcggcggcgggggagggctAGGGTTTTGCGGGGGAGTGGAGCGGCGGCGCGGGGGGATGAAGATGATGAGGGATCTTATAGTGCTGGCCCGTGCGGGAGGGTAGGGTTTTCGTCCGTGAGGATGTGAGGTTGCGATATTGGCCCACTTGCGAGCGCTTGGTCCATGGGCTTTGTATGAGCGGGCTGGCTGTTCCCGCAGAAGAATGAGTGGGCTTGTAAGGTCACTGACCCGGGGCTGTTAGCCTGTAACCGAACAAAATCGAAAAAAGGTTTCTTCGAAAATAACATTGGCTAAAAAAGTAAATGAAATAACCTGAAATCTTAAACGCGCAGTTGCGCTCGTTCGTCATGGCGGGCGCACGCGCTACACGACAAGAAATTCTATGCTCCTGTCTCCCGCCTCTTTCTCGCACGTGGTTCCAATACACAGCCCACAGAAAGAAATTAACGCACAGAAAAAGGAGCTGGTCCACCGTGTCTCAGTGCGCCCATCCATGTCATGATTTCCCAACAAGATCCCATGTTGCATGCATTTAATTTGCgttttcaaaatttcaaaaagctATAACTTTTGAACCGATCATCGAAACTCAAATTTGTTTTCACGGCTGGGTTCCACGCGACGagctcttcaaaactagatctcatatgaGTATGTTTTGACTAACTTTTTTTTGAGCAACTTTGGGTGAAACGGAAGCAACTTCAGTGTTATAGGAAAGCAACTTACTGTCAGTCTGCGTAGGATGATTGTGTATCATCGAAAATCCCTTTGAAGTTAGCTAGCTTCACCTCTAAGTTTCCTACCATAACTAGTTTAGTTTTGCCTCTACGTTGATAGTATTGTAGGCAACTTAGTTTTCGAGCTAGGCTAATATTTATCCTAAGCTGTCTGCCATGACTAGCGAATAGTTTAACATCATCCTTAGTTGCATAAATACTTTTTGATATGCTAAGCAACTTAGTTTCATAGATATGCAACTTAGTAACACTTATAGACAACTTTTCAATGTATTGTAGGCAACTAAAAAGTAATGTCAGGCAACTAAGCATCACTGTTAGGCAACTTGAGAGTGTTTGTAGGCAACTTAGGAAAACAATAATAAGCAAGGGCACAATATTTACGTGCCGTGACTAACGAGTAGCTTGACATCATCCTAAGTTGCCCATATATGGAAAGATTCATCTACTATAGTATGTTGATCTTTCATAAACTCGTCTGACCAACCATATGAACCCAACGATGACATAACATGCATTAGTTTCAGTATAAGAAAATTTCAAAATATAACTTTCAAACTGCGTGTTGGAATTATGACCCGCTTTCATCATTGGGTTCCTCGTGATGAactcttcaaaactagatcccatatgaaTATGTTTTGATGTTTTTTTAAAGCAACTTTGATGCTAGATGAGGCAACTCTAGTGCTAAACTGGAGCAACTTTAATGCTAGATGAAGTGCATTGTGTGTGTTAGTGATTCACCTACTAGCCTACTAATAGTTGTGTGCAATAGTCTAATGGATGGTTATCATGGTTGTTGAGTTGCATACATCAAAAACTAAGTTGTCGATAGTTTTGTTGCCTACGATACTGTGAAAGTTGCTTACCGCAGAGTGGAAAGTTGTCTAACACGGCTTCTAAGTTGCCTGCCTCAGAAGCCAGGTTGCCTATATTGCTACGAAGTTGCCTACACACCCCAATTGCCTAAAATAGTATGAAAGTTGTCCATCAAGGGACCTAACTTGCCTACAATGTTGAAAAGTTTTTGTGGGATATAAGTTGTCTATCATGATTTCAAATTTCGAAACTATGTGGAGATGGATGGTGTGATAGCATTATTCTTTCCTTTTCTGGGGGAGTCTATCGGCCAACGCTACCGAGCACGTGGTTGTTAGCTAGCAATGTCATGGGTGTTGGCTGGTTGCATAAGTAGGGACA
The sequence above is a segment of the Aegilops tauschii subsp. strangulata cultivar AL8/78 chromosome 6, Aet v6.0, whole genome shotgun sequence genome. Coding sequences within it:
- the LOC109773265 gene encoding uncharacterized protein; its protein translation is MEGERQPPPPPAAAVSKVLDDDDLLAEILLRVGLPTTLVRASLVCKRWLGHASGRSFLRRFRKLHPPRLLGFYVEGDRDVPADPPAFVPVLPQPAELAAVVRRASFSLDVYRGLLAQIHDCRNGSVFVQVGTEGRAVMRVHTPLCPQRRVAFIPPLPRPALRPRGLCSFTQILSTEERGGLSYHYLYVESTVDKPETRLHIYVLQDGLWLPRAPLDMHQLPRPLLQPKPVLVDTRIYMPAGLSDIIVLDLTASSFSTIQLPRGTKHDECGGTTMLARSYDASGVYFVLVEEFQLLIWLHKGGNWSLVDTICLREMCPDSRTLGCTVEDEDSDLIIRRVGNDAEFVLLQMGRCALHLDTRRRTLRKVYEQTEEHQCFGDIHPFMMIWHPTFPALRRDHARDAM
- the LOC109773266 gene encoding large ribosomal subunit protein eL13z — encoded protein: MVKHNNVIPNGHFKKHWQNYVKTWFNQPARKQRRRIARQKKAVKIFPRPTSGPLRPIVQCQTRKYNMKARAGRGFTLEELKSAGIPKKLAPTIGISVDHRRKNRSLEGMQSNIQRLKTYKAKLVIFPRRARKVKAGDSTPEELANATQVQGDYMPIARGEKRSVEVVKVTEEMKEFKAYGKLRVERMNQRQLGARQKKAAEAEKEEKK